A single region of the Aliidongia dinghuensis genome encodes:
- the ruvB gene encoding Holliday junction branch migration DNA helicase RuvB, translating into MRPLSLDDFVGQRQVRENLRVFIAAAKARGEALDHVLFHGPPGLGKTTLAQIVAAEMGAGFRATSGPIIQRAGDLAALLTNLQPHDVLFIDEIHRMQPAVEEVLYPAMEDFQLDLIIGEGPAARSIRIDLPPFTLVGATTRSGRITRPLRERFGIPLRLQFYEPDELERIIQRGARLLTMDLAPDGAAEIARRARGTPRVAGRLLRRVRDFAAVAGLATVDAKAADNALTRLEVDRSGLDAMDRRYIQAIAEHYSGGPVGVDTMAAVLSEQRDVIEDVIEPYLIQQGFLQRTPRGRLLTDKAFGHVGLAVVRPPELQLDLLTAAADEEAEV; encoded by the coding sequence ATGCGGCCGCTGTCGCTCGACGATTTCGTCGGTCAACGCCAAGTGCGCGAGAACCTGCGCGTGTTCATCGCCGCGGCCAAGGCGCGCGGCGAGGCGCTGGATCACGTGCTGTTCCACGGGCCGCCGGGCCTGGGCAAGACGACCTTGGCGCAGATCGTCGCGGCCGAGATGGGCGCCGGCTTCCGGGCGACCTCCGGCCCGATCATCCAGCGCGCCGGCGACTTGGCGGCACTCCTGACCAATCTGCAGCCGCACGACGTGCTGTTCATCGACGAGATCCACCGGATGCAGCCGGCGGTCGAGGAAGTGCTCTATCCGGCGATGGAGGATTTCCAGCTCGACCTCATCATCGGCGAGGGGCCGGCCGCGCGCTCGATCCGCATCGACCTGCCGCCCTTCACGCTGGTCGGCGCCACGACCCGCTCGGGCCGCATCACCCGGCCGCTCCGTGAACGGTTCGGCATTCCGCTCCGGCTGCAGTTCTACGAGCCGGACGAGCTCGAGCGCATCATCCAGCGCGGCGCCCGCCTGCTCACGATGGATCTCGCACCCGACGGTGCTGCCGAGATCGCGCGCCGCGCCCGCGGCACGCCGCGTGTCGCCGGGCGGCTGCTGCGCCGGGTGCGCGACTTCGCCGCCGTCGCGGGCCTCGCCACGGTAGACGCCAAGGCGGCCGACAACGCACTGACCCGGCTCGAGGTCGACCGTTCCGGGCTCGACGCCATGGACCGACGCTACATCCAGGCGATCGCCGAGCATTACTCGGGCGGCCCGGTCGGCGTCGACACGATGGCGGCCGTGCTGTCGGAGCAGCGCGACGTGATCGAGGACGTGATCGAGCCCTATCTCATCCAGCAGGGCTTCCTGCAGCGCACGCCACGCGGCCGGTTGCTGACCGACAAGGCGTTCGGCCATGTGGGCCTGGCCGTGGTGCGCCCGCCGGAGCTGCAGCTCGATCTGCTGACCGCCGCTGCCGACGAGGAGGCCGAGGTTTGA
- the tolQ gene encoding protein TolQ, producing the protein MQAVDTVNLGSAAAPTLSMISLFLQADLIVKGVMVLLLAASFWSWAIIFDKVLKVKRLLRAADAFEESFWSGGSIEDLYDRIGSRPVDPMSATFAAAMLEWRRSAAKGLVVAGALQASLKERLEKAMNVTVGRELERAERYMAFLATVGSTAPFVGLFGTVWGIMNSFESIAASKNTSLAVVAPGIAEALFTTALGLIAAIPAVVGYNKLTTDLGRYGNRLDNFASEFSAILSRQLEEKA; encoded by the coding sequence ATGCAAGCCGTCGACACCGTGAATCTTGGCAGCGCCGCCGCCCCGACCCTCTCGATGATCTCCCTGTTCCTGCAGGCGGATCTGATCGTGAAGGGCGTGATGGTGCTGCTCCTCGCCGCCTCGTTCTGGAGCTGGGCGATCATCTTCGACAAGGTGCTGAAGGTGAAGCGCCTGCTGCGCGCCGCCGATGCCTTCGAGGAGAGCTTCTGGTCCGGCGGCTCGATCGAGGATCTCTACGACCGTATCGGCTCGCGGCCGGTCGACCCGATGTCGGCGACCTTCGCCGCTGCCATGCTCGAATGGCGCCGCTCGGCCGCCAAGGGCTTGGTCGTGGCCGGTGCGTTGCAGGCGAGCCTCAAGGAACGGCTCGAGAAGGCGATGAACGTCACGGTCGGGCGCGAGCTCGAGCGGGCGGAACGCTACATGGCCTTCCTCGCGACGGTCGGCTCGACCGCCCCCTTCGTGGGATTGTTCGGCACGGTCTGGGGCATCATGAACTCGTTCGAATCGATCGCCGCCAGCAAGAACACGAGCCTCGCGGTTGTGGCGCCGGGCATCGCCGAGGCGCTGTTCACGACGGCCCTGGGCCTGATCGCGGCCATCCCGGCGGTCGTGGGCTACAACAAGCTCACGACCGACCTCGGCCGCTACGGCAACCGGCTCGACAATTTCGCCTCCGAGTTCAGCGCGATCCTGTCACGCCAGCTCGAAGAGAAGGCATGA
- the tolR gene encoding protein TolR, with the protein MAGGLMNGGGRSRHSRLNRRPMADINVTPMVDVMLVLLIVFMVAAPLLTVGVPVDLPKTQAPAINEQKEPLVVTVNGQGQIYVQETPIEADALLPKLQAITENNQDATIYVRGDKAINYGRVMEVMGLIASAGYTKVSLIAELPQSGGKAPAKKP; encoded by the coding sequence ATGGCCGGTGGATTGATGAACGGCGGCGGCCGCAGCCGCCACAGCCGCCTGAACCGCCGTCCCATGGCCGACATCAACGTGACGCCGATGGTCGACGTCATGCTGGTGCTCCTGATCGTGTTCATGGTGGCGGCCCCGCTCCTCACGGTGGGCGTGCCGGTCGACCTGCCCAAGACCCAGGCGCCGGCCATCAACGAGCAGAAGGAGCCGCTCGTCGTCACGGTCAACGGCCAGGGCCAGATCTATGTCCAGGAGACGCCGATCGAGGCTGACGCATTGCTGCCGAAGCTGCAGGCGATCACCGAGAACAATCAGGACGCCACGATCTATGTGCGCGGCGACAAGGCGATCAACTACGGCCGGGTGATGGAAGTGATGGGGCTGATCGCCTCCGCCGGCTATACCAAGGTCTCGCTGATCGCCGAATTGCCCCAATCGGGCGGCAAGGCGCCTGCAAAGAAGCCATGA
- a CDS encoding energy transducer TonB: MSRFEMREGMAFSAVLHTAIVLVILLGLPDFLKKEPPPEETPIAVQLVNLADVTRATQRNPKPVEQAKLDTPPPVPAVKPEPKPDVLTPPPPSPPPSAQSAPPSPPPPPTPEPPKPSPPPPPPPPAPAPLPKPPEPKPEPPKPEPPKPEPPKPEPPKPQPKPTPPKPEKTKQDLQFADLLKNLAAKATAQEKQDTPPKPQQKQVATAPASAQPNAPLGSQLTTAEKDLIIAQIEQCWNPPAGAKDAKNLIITLRVQLSSDGTPQSVQIVDQARADSDGFFRAAAESARRAVQRCSPLKVPPDKFEQWKNMTLNFDPRDLL; encoded by the coding sequence GTGAGCCGGTTCGAGATGCGCGAGGGGATGGCCTTTTCCGCCGTGCTGCACACGGCGATCGTCCTGGTCATCCTGCTGGGCCTGCCCGACTTCCTGAAGAAGGAGCCGCCGCCGGAGGAGACGCCGATCGCGGTGCAGCTCGTCAATCTCGCCGACGTGACGCGCGCGACCCAGCGCAACCCGAAGCCGGTCGAGCAGGCGAAGCTCGACACGCCGCCGCCGGTGCCGGCGGTCAAGCCTGAGCCGAAGCCGGACGTGCTGACCCCGCCGCCGCCATCCCCGCCGCCATCGGCGCAATCGGCGCCGCCGTCGCCGCCGCCACCGCCCACGCCGGAACCGCCGAAGCCGTCACCTCCGCCGCCGCCACCGCCGCCGGCGCCCGCCCCGCTGCCGAAGCCGCCCGAGCCTAAGCCAGAACCGCCGAAACCGGAACCGCCCAAGCCCGAGCCCCCAAAGCCCGAGCCGCCGAAGCCGCAGCCGAAGCCCACGCCGCCGAAGCCGGAGAAGACGAAGCAGGATCTGCAGTTCGCCGACCTCTTGAAGAACCTCGCGGCCAAGGCGACGGCGCAGGAGAAGCAGGACACGCCGCCGAAGCCGCAGCAGAAACAGGTTGCGACCGCGCCCGCCTCCGCCCAGCCGAACGCGCCCTTGGGCTCGCAGCTGACGACGGCGGAGAAGGACTTGATCATCGCGCAGATCGAACAATGCTGGAACCCACCTGCGGGTGCCAAAGATGCCAAGAACCTGATCATCACACTGCGCGTTCAGCTTTCGTCAGACGGTACGCCACAGTCTGTCCAGATCGTAGATCAGGCGCGCGCGGACAGCGACGGGTTCTTCCGGGCCGCGGCTGAGAGCGCGAGGCGAGCGGTTCAACGCTGCTCGCCGCTCAAGGTGCCGCCCGACAAATTCGAGCAGTGGAAGAATATGACCCTCAATTTCGATCCAAGGGACCTCCTATGA
- the ruvC gene encoding crossover junction endodeoxyribonuclease RuvC yields MTAGPTTRRLIGLDPGLRRTGWGIVDMAGQHLRFVASGVVETDDTRDMAARLVELLSGLNGVLDQWTPDEAAVEETFVNKNPASTLKLGQARGVVMLAPALRGLPVAEYAPNLIKKTVVGAGHADKAQIQMMVRRLLPGSAETQADAADALAVAICHAHHAQTRRLLAPALLAAAGR; encoded by the coding sequence ATGACCGCCGGACCGACCACGCGCCGCCTGATCGGCCTTGATCCCGGGCTCCGCCGCACCGGCTGGGGCATCGTGGACATGGCCGGTCAGCACCTGCGCTTCGTCGCCTCCGGCGTGGTCGAGACCGACGACACGCGGGACATGGCGGCGCGCCTGGTCGAGCTGCTTTCGGGCTTGAACGGCGTGCTTGACCAATGGACGCCGGACGAGGCGGCGGTCGAGGAGACCTTCGTCAACAAGAACCCGGCTTCGACCCTGAAGCTCGGCCAGGCGCGCGGCGTCGTCATGCTGGCGCCGGCGCTGAGGGGCCTGCCCGTCGCCGAATATGCGCCGAACCTCATCAAGAAGACGGTGGTCGGCGCCGGCCATGCCGACAAGGCGCAGATCCAGATGATGGTGCGCCGCCTGCTGCCCGGCTCGGCCGAGACCCAGGCCGACGCGGCCGACGCGCTCGCCGTCGCGATCTGCCACGCGCATCACGCCCAGACCCGTCGGCTGTTGGCGCCGGCGCTCCTTGCCGCGGCGGGCCGGTGA
- the ybgF gene encoding tol-pal system protein YbgF gives MHKFCSGLAAILLGLAAMSAAGPASAQDRSVNDRLDRLERDLNQVQRQLYRNEVPATGAAGVAPSGDSGNTALNADIRMDQLEQQMRTLTGQLEEVQFGISELKNRLDKQQQDDEQRFQALEHPDGGGAAKPAQQTAANPPVSAAPGKPGSPGGAGNMDAAPSTGGFLTSPGAGGGGNAGAPAVPGKASVALPNGSATEQYNYAFGLLRSQDYPAAEAAFSQFVTKHPQDELAGNAQYWLGETYFVRNDYNSAAAAFAKGYQLYPKSPKAQDNLLKLGISLGNIGRKQDACFAFAKLERDFPNIAPTNKERATREKQRLGC, from the coding sequence ATGCACAAGTTCTGTTCTGGTCTTGCCGCTATTCTCCTGGGTCTTGCGGCCATGTCGGCCGCCGGGCCGGCTTCGGCGCAGGACCGCTCCGTAAACGACCGGCTCGACCGGCTGGAGCGCGATCTGAACCAGGTCCAACGGCAGCTCTACCGCAACGAAGTGCCGGCCACCGGTGCCGCTGGCGTGGCACCGAGCGGCGACAGCGGCAACACCGCGCTCAATGCCGATATCCGCATGGACCAGCTCGAGCAGCAGATGCGCACGCTGACCGGCCAGCTCGAAGAGGTGCAGTTCGGCATCTCGGAGCTGAAGAACCGGCTCGACAAGCAGCAGCAGGACGACGAGCAGCGTTTCCAGGCGCTCGAGCATCCGGACGGCGGCGGGGCGGCGAAGCCGGCGCAGCAGACCGCGGCCAACCCGCCGGTCTCGGCGGCGCCGGGCAAGCCCGGCTCGCCAGGCGGTGCCGGCAACATGGATGCGGCGCCCAGCACCGGCGGTTTCCTCACGTCGCCGGGCGCCGGTGGCGGCGGCAATGCCGGCGCACCGGCGGTGCCTGGCAAGGCCAGCGTCGCGCTGCCAAACGGCTCGGCGACCGAGCAGTATAACTACGCCTTCGGCCTGCTGCGCAGCCAGGACTACCCGGCGGCCGAGGCGGCGTTCTCGCAGTTCGTGACCAAGCACCCGCAAGACGAACTGGCTGGTAACGCGCAATATTGGCTGGGCGAGACCTATTTCGTACGCAACGACTACAACTCCGCCGCGGCCGCCTTCGCCAAGGGCTATCAGCTCTACCCGAAGAGTCCCAAGGCGCAGGACAACCTGCTGAAGCTCGGCATCTCGCTCGGCAACATCGGGCGCAAGCAGGACGCCTGCTTCGCCTTCGCCAAGCTCGAGCGCGACTTCCCGAACATCGCCCCGACCAACAAGGAACGGGCGACGCGCGAAAAGCAGCGGTTGGGCTGCTGA
- the ruvA gene encoding Holliday junction branch migration protein RuvA, with protein sequence MIVRLTGLVDDVGLDGVLIDVQGVGYQVMVSTRTRAALPARGETASLLTELQVREDHWSLFGFIDRAERDWFRTLTTVQGVGGKVALAILSVLAPDQLARAILAQDKASLARADGVGPKLAARLATELKDKAAAHGMAPAAPTGTVISVPPAVADLVGPAEDAVSALVNLGYRRPEALGAVATAQRKLGDGAALGELIRAGLKEIAS encoded by the coding sequence ATGATCGTCCGGCTGACCGGCCTCGTCGACGACGTCGGGCTCGATGGCGTGCTCATCGACGTCCAGGGTGTCGGATATCAGGTGATGGTGTCGACGCGCACCCGGGCGGCGCTGCCCGCGCGCGGCGAGACCGCGTCGCTGCTGACCGAGCTGCAGGTGCGCGAGGATCATTGGAGCCTGTTCGGCTTCATCGACCGGGCCGAGCGCGACTGGTTCCGCACGCTCACGACGGTGCAGGGCGTCGGCGGCAAGGTGGCACTCGCCATCCTGTCCGTGCTGGCGCCCGACCAGCTCGCCCGCGCGATCCTGGCCCAGGACAAGGCCTCGCTCGCCCGCGCCGACGGCGTCGGGCCGAAGCTCGCGGCGCGGCTCGCGACCGAGCTCAAGGACAAGGCGGCAGCGCACGGCATGGCGCCTGCGGCGCCCACGGGCACGGTGATCTCCGTCCCGCCGGCCGTAGCCGATCTCGTCGGTCCGGCCGAGGATGCGGTCTCCGCCCTCGTCAATCTCGGCTACCGCCGACCCGAGGCGCTGGGGGCCGTCGCGACGGCGCAGCGCAAGCTCGGTGACGGTGCCGCCTTGGGCGAGCTCATCCGCGCCGGCTTGAAGGAGATCGCGTCGTGA
- a CDS encoding YebC/PmpR family DNA-binding transcriptional regulator — MAGHSQFKNIMHRKGAQDAKRAKVFTKIIRELTVAARSGLPDPAANPRLRAAVIAARGANMPKDTVDRAIKRGAGGEDGTNYEEVRYEGYGPGGVALIVEALTDNRNRTASDVRTAFNKAGGALGETNSVSFMFQRLGQVTYPADTASADAMLEAAIEAGADDVESGEEEHAVVCAPDDLSAVRDALEAKFGAASSAKLVWRPATTAPVGDEDVAQSLLKLIDVLDDNDDVQTVYANFDIPDELMAKLEG, encoded by the coding sequence ATGGCTGGCCATTCCCAATTTAAGAACATCATGCACCGCAAGGGTGCGCAGGACGCCAAGCGCGCGAAGGTCTTCACCAAGATCATCCGCGAATTGACCGTCGCAGCGCGCTCGGGCTTGCCGGATCCGGCGGCGAATCCGCGCCTGCGCGCCGCGGTGATCGCGGCGCGCGGCGCCAACATGCCGAAGGATACGGTGGATCGCGCGATCAAGCGCGGCGCCGGCGGTGAAGATGGCACCAATTACGAAGAGGTGCGCTACGAGGGCTACGGGCCGGGCGGCGTCGCCCTCATCGTCGAGGCGCTGACCGACAACCGGAACCGCACTGCGAGCGACGTGCGCACCGCTTTCAACAAGGCGGGCGGCGCCTTGGGCGAGACCAACAGCGTCAGCTTCATGTTCCAGCGCCTGGGCCAGGTGACCTATCCGGCCGACACCGCGTCGGCCGACGCCATGCTCGAGGCCGCGATCGAGGCCGGCGCCGACGATGTCGAGAGCGGCGAGGAGGAGCATGCGGTCGTCTGCGCGCCCGACGATCTCTCGGCCGTGCGCGATGCGCTCGAGGCCAAGTTCGGCGCCGCTTCATCGGCGAAGCTTGTCTGGCGGCCGGCCACGACCGCGCCGGTCGGCGACGAGGACGTGGCGCAGTCGCTGTTGAAGCTGATCGACGTGCTGGACGACAATGACGACGTCCAGACCGTGTACGCCAATTTCGACATCCCCGACGAGCTGATGGCGAAGCTCGAGGGCTGA
- the ybgC gene encoding tol-pal system-associated acyl-CoA thioesterase, with amino-acid sequence MTLVPMTLAPTSGAIDEGVHRFPIRVYYEDTDAGGIVYHANYLRFAERARSECLRLVGWQHDRMLAETGLGWVVRRAEIDFRRPARLDDALMVETQLADLKGARMTARQTILKDDDPLVVLDLELVLLTPSGRPGRIPASLSDALRPFLVTQPLK; translated from the coding sequence TTGACTCTGGTCCCGATGACCCTGGCCCCGACCAGCGGCGCGATCGACGAGGGCGTCCATCGCTTTCCGATCCGGGTCTATTACGAGGACACGGACGCGGGCGGCATCGTCTATCACGCGAACTACCTGCGCTTCGCCGAGCGCGCGCGCTCGGAATGCCTGCGCCTCGTCGGCTGGCAGCATGACCGCATGCTGGCCGAGACCGGCCTCGGCTGGGTCGTGCGCCGGGCCGAGATCGACTTCCGCCGGCCGGCCCGGCTCGACGATGCGCTCATGGTCGAAACCCAGTTGGCCGACCTCAAGGGCGCGCGCATGACCGCGCGCCAGACCATCCTCAAGGACGACGATCCGCTGGTCGTCCTTGATCTCGAACTGGTGCTATTGACGCCCAGCGGGCGTCCCGGCCGCATCCCGGCGTCGCTCAGCGACGCCCTCCGCCCCTTTCTCGTCACGCAACCGCTGAAGTGA
- the tolB gene encoding Tol-Pal system beta propeller repeat protein TolB → MKPDFRRVRFSGLCAIVLGLLCFAPDARADLTLDITRANPQPMPIAIPAFQGQGGDGQVGAQVTQVVSADLERSGLFKPLDPRAFIQDPAALVPVPRFADWKLINAQALVSGQVTAQPDGHLKIDFRLWDVLAGIQLIGFSYNTTATNWREIAHIISDQIYKRITGEDGYFNTRIVYVSESGPPQRRVKRLSIMDQDGFNNKALTDGRALVLTPRFSPAPGAQEITYLSYAQGVPQVFLFNIDTRQQEVLGQFPGMTFAPRFSPDGNKVIFSLSGGANSQIYTQDLRTRKVTQITSSAAIDTGPCYSPDGTQIAFESDRGGTQQIYVMNADGSNQHRISFSSGRYATPVWSPRGDLIAFTKQEGGNFSIGVMQPDGQRERILSNGFLVEGPTWAPNGRVLMYFKQTPSDASGRGDSTRLYSIDLTGSNEREVVTPQDGSDPAWSPLLQ, encoded by the coding sequence ATGAAGCCAGATTTCCGGCGCGTCCGGTTCAGCGGGCTCTGCGCGATCGTGCTCGGCCTCCTTTGTTTTGCCCCCGATGCGCGGGCGGATCTGACGCTCGATATCACCAGGGCCAATCCGCAGCCGATGCCGATTGCGATCCCGGCCTTCCAGGGGCAGGGCGGCGACGGCCAGGTCGGCGCCCAGGTCACGCAGGTCGTCTCGGCCGATCTCGAGCGTTCGGGCCTGTTCAAGCCGCTCGATCCGCGCGCTTTCATCCAGGACCCGGCAGCGCTCGTCCCGGTGCCGCGCTTCGCCGACTGGAAGCTGATCAACGCCCAGGCGCTCGTCTCGGGTCAGGTCACCGCCCAGCCGGACGGTCATCTAAAGATCGATTTCCGTCTGTGGGATGTGCTCGCCGGGATCCAGTTGATCGGCTTCAGCTACAACACGACCGCGACCAACTGGCGCGAGATTGCCCACATCATTTCGGACCAGATCTACAAGCGCATCACCGGTGAAGACGGCTATTTCAATACGCGCATCGTCTATGTTTCCGAGAGCGGCCCGCCGCAGCGCCGGGTCAAGCGGCTCTCGATCATGGACCAGGACGGCTTCAACAACAAAGCGCTGACCGACGGCCGCGCGCTGGTGCTGACGCCGCGCTTCTCGCCGGCGCCCGGCGCGCAGGAGATCACCTATCTCTCCTATGCCCAGGGCGTGCCGCAGGTGTTCCTGTTCAATATCGACACGCGCCAGCAGGAAGTTCTGGGCCAGTTCCCGGGCATGACGTTCGCCCCGCGTTTCTCGCCTGACGGGAACAAGGTGATCTTCAGCCTGTCGGGCGGCGCCAATTCCCAGATCTACACGCAGGACCTGCGCACGCGCAAAGTGACGCAGATCACCTCCAGCGCCGCGATCGACACCGGGCCCTGCTACTCGCCGGACGGCACGCAGATCGCGTTCGAATCCGACCGCGGCGGCACGCAGCAGATCTATGTCATGAACGCGGACGGCAGCAACCAGCACCGGATCAGCTTCAGTTCCGGGCGCTACGCCACCCCGGTATGGTCGCCGCGCGGTGATCTCATCGCCTTCACGAAGCAGGAGGGTGGCAATTTTTCGATTGGTGTCATGCAACCTGACGGGCAGCGCGAGCGTATACTGTCCAACGGCTTTCTGGTTGAAGGACCGACCTGGGCACCCAACGGTCGCGTGCTGATGTATTTCAAGCAAACGCCTTCGGATGCCTCAGGTCGCGGCGATTCTACGCGTCTTTATTCGATCGATCTGACTGGCTCCAATGAACGTGAGGTTGTGACGCCCCAAGACGGCTCCGATCCCGCCTGGTCGCCACTACTTCAGTGA
- the pal gene encoding peptidoglycan-associated lipoprotein Pal has translation MRIQILGLMAAMTVLAACDTTPTNTGAGTGATTAAPQPQPAVSLADELKTQVGDRVLFAFDKSDISPEAKAILTRQSAFMQKYPSATFTIEGHCDERGTREYNLALGERRATSAKNALVALGVAAGRLQTISYGKERPAVVGHNEAAWAQNRRAVTVVN, from the coding sequence ATGCGGATTCAAATCCTCGGCCTGATGGCCGCCATGACCGTCCTCGCCGCCTGCGACACGACGCCGACCAACACCGGCGCCGGCACGGGTGCCACGACTGCGGCCCCGCAGCCGCAGCCGGCGGTTTCGCTGGCCGACGAGCTGAAGACCCAGGTTGGTGACCGGGTCCTGTTCGCGTTCGACAAGTCGGACATCTCGCCGGAGGCGAAGGCGATCCTGACCCGTCAGTCGGCGTTCATGCAGAAGTATCCGTCGGCGACCTTCACGATCGAAGGCCATTGCGACGAGCGCGGCACGCGTGAGTACAACCTGGCCCTCGGCGAGCGTCGCGCGACCTCGGCCAAGAACGCCCTCGTTGCCCTCGGCGTTGCGGCCGGCCGCCTGCAGACCATCAGCTACGGCAAGGAGCGTCCGGCCGTCGTTGGTCACAACGAGGCTGCCTGGGCCCAGAACCGTCGCGCTGTGACGGTTGTGAACTAA